CAATAGACTTTTTAACAGTAACTGTTGATGTGAGATTTACAGTGCAGTATTCACAGTGCTTCactttttctacattttattatgttacagccttattccaaaatgaattaaattcattagtttttttttttgtcaaatttattaaattttaaaaaataaataatccacaGCCTTTGCCATGACACTCAGAATTGAGCTCAGGTGCATCCTGTTTCCACTGATCATCCTTGAGATGTTTCTACAACTGGACTGGaatccacctgtggtaaattcaGTTGAATGGCCATGATTTGGAAGGGCTGTGAATACTTGGATGCACTGTATGTTAATGACTGCGTGAGCTTATCTGTTTATGTTTAGTATATGGTGACATTTCTGTGTAAAAGCAAATATGAGAGCTGCAATCTCAATTCCCCCCATGGTGGATGAATAAAAGTATCTATAGAATATATTACTGCTGCTGACAGAGTCCATTCTCTAACTAAAGGCCAAGTtttcttttgatatttttagCACAATGTGCTGCTGCTACTTCTCTGTGTATTAAGTAAAATCacaaatgcaggacttttataTGTAATGGAGTAGTTTATAGGGTGGTCCTACCTTAAGCCAAAATTCTAAATATGTGATGTTTAATATGCTGCCCTCTCATGGACCATAATGCAAACTGTATCACAGTTTGCATGTGGTGTGACTGACCTCAAAAATACAGACAttgcataatttaaaaaacaggcaAATACAGAACACCACCTTGTCCAAGCCAACTGAAAATGAGAGATCATACAAACTGATAATGAGTTATTTGTAGCTGTGAATAAACCCTCCTCTATGAACAATTCAAATGTTGTCTTACTAATCCATTTGTGAAGAAGTGAACAAGTGTTTTGCATCCAAACTCAGATTCCGTCTGACAATGCAAATGACCCTGTCACATACGTATAAGATATCTGAGAGCTGTTCAAAAACAGTCATACTGTAGAAGAAGGAACTAATGATTCCACGTATCTGTTGAGCCCCAGCATATCCACAATgttcttatgtgtgtgtgtcagcatccTGACTGTATTTCACCCTTGTTCAGGAGGGACAGGCCTTCGGCATGCATACTCTGCTGGAGATATTATCATTGGAGGACTGGTCCCTGTTCACCTTTCGACCAACAGAAGCCCAACACCCGGACCACTCTCCTGTATTCAGTAAGTAAAGCCTCATTAGACAAGCCTTTTTAGAAAACATATGCTGTAGCCAAAATGAACTCAGTTGTAAATTTCATCTTTTGCAGATATGATTTCCGAACATTCCTACACACTCAAGTGTTGATATATGCCATCAGAGAAATAAACCAGCGCACACCAAAGGTTCTACCCAACATCACCTTAGGATATGACATTTATGACACTTGTGGAGATGTCAGCATTGCCATCCTAGCAACACTTCAACTGCTGCAGAAGCAGCCAAACCCTCTGAGCTGTCAACTAAATGAAGACATTCAATCTACTTTAACTGAACCCAAAACAAAGGTGGTGATTGGTGAGACACATTCTGAAGTATCAATAGCTGTCGCACGAGTTGTTGCTCTGTCTTCAGTTACACAGGTTTGTCTTCTCTGTACCTGTTCACTACAGTTAAAAATACACACGAAGCTAATTTCTAAATTGCTGAATTCCTAACTAAATCTGAATCTCTGCAAATCCATTAATgtgaatataatataatctaTTGATAAACTTCATAGGTCAGTTTTGCAAACTACATGCAGAAGAattttaatatgattttattcTTGCTTGTCACAGATAAGCTATGCATCAACAAGTGGGCTGCTCAGTGAGAAGTTGAAGTTCCCCACTTTTCTGCGAACAATAACAAGTGATAAATTTCAGACAAAGGCCATTGCAGAACTGGTGAAGCTGTTTCACTGGAAAACAGTAGCCATTATAGGAAGTGATGATGAGTATGGGAAGTATGGGAGCGATGCCCTTACAGTCATCTTCAATCAAGAGCTCATCTGCATTGAATTTGTTGACATTCTGCCTGGTGACTTTTCCCAGAACAATTCCAAAACCCATACATGGCTTAATACACTggtgaaaaaaatcaatgagTCCACTGCAGAGGCCATCATCATTTTCACCAAGGACGCCAATGTTGGCATCATCATGGAAGCAGCTATTAAATACAACTTCAACAGAACTTGGATCGCAAGTGATTCGTGGTCCACGTCTGCAGAGGTCTCTAAAATGCCAGGCATCGAGTTGGCTGGGCAGGTTTTTGGGTTCATCTCTAAGAGGAATGAGGTGCCTGGTTTTGATGCTTATGTGAAGTCACGGTTTAACAAAACCACCAACGCATTTCTTGATGATTTTAATGCTCGCTACAAACTTTGTTCTGAGCAGGCTGAGAGTGAAGGAAAAATTAACTGCACAAACAGACAACTGGGCCAAGAGCAATGCTTGCCCCTAAGTTGCCTGGCTGGTTACATTGACCAGGATAAATCATACAATGCCTATGTAGCTGTTCGGGTCATTGCTGAGGGTCTCAGGAACTTGCTAAAGTGTGACAGCCAACGGTGTGAACGTAGTGCCAGTTTTACAGCCTTGGAGGTATAGTGAAGATACCTTGctgacatattttacatttttactgtttcGTCTTGCCTGTTTCTTCTGCTTTCAACATATCACCTCTGAGGACTTAATGTCCACTGCTGCTTATTGACCCAACATGCTGGCAGATGTCACAGTAACAAGATCATCAGTGTTATTCattttatctgtcagtggtcatacTGTTATTGTTGATCAGTGTATTTCCTATGCTGCATCatgatttgttgttttactCGTAGTAGAAGCAATAATAACATATCTTGAttgtaaatacagttttatttatttttgtctcctcAGCTTCTCAAGGAAATCCAGAATATCAAGCTCACTTTGAACAGCACAAACATATTCTTCAATGCCAGTGGAGACCCCAGTTTGCCATATGATATAGTACATTGGAGTACGCCTGAATGCAGTCATTGCAAACACATAGAATCCATTGGAGAATACTGGCCAGATGGAACAATCAAAGTCGATAAGCATTTTTCTAAAATGCTCAGAGTCAATGTGAGGTCATTTGTTTATCATATGTTTCCCACAATCATTTCTGAACACCAATTTCACTGATTCTGTTTTATCTCTTTAAGGTAACTATTTACAACTGCTCTAAAACATGTAAACCAGGGTACGAACTAAAAGGGACCAGCAAAAAGTGTTGCAAAGACTGTGTTCAGTGTGCAGATGGAGAATATTCCCCTGCAAATGGTGAGTTTTCTAACCTAGAATTCTTTCTAACATACTGTTGTTCAACAGAAAAGCTGTTGTTCTGCCAGTTTTACATTCATTTGCAAATACTGTCACGTTACTTCGCTTGGTTGCTTCCTTATTTGCATTAAACAAAGTATTATCTATTTCAGGAATTCAAAGAAATTTATTCTTTCTGatgaaaatactaaaataaagacatttgtcTACATTTACAGGTGACAAGTGCAAGAGCTGCAGTAATACCAGTTATTCATCTCCAGCAAAGGATAAATGTTTGGATAAAACTGAAGAATTCCTCCACTGGTCAGATCCCTTAATTATCATTCTGACTTTCTTGGAATCCTTTGGGATAATTGTTACTGTGGTGTTTGCCGTTCTGTTTATGATCTATCGTAACAGTCCCATCGTCAAGGCAGTTGGAGGCTACTTGTGTTTCTTGGAGCTTATTTCCCTGCTGGCCTGCTTCTGCCTTGCGTTTACATTCACAGGAAGGCCCACTAGGGCCTCTTGCATGGCAGGCCTGCCTCTTTTTGGCATAGCCTTCTCCCTCTGCATCTCATGCATTCTGGCCAACCTGCTCCAAATCTTGGTGGGCTTCAGCTTTGACTTGAAGATAGGATCCTGGATGAAGAAGCTGAATCAGCCAGCGGCTGTGGTGACCGTAGTTTCTGGGATCCAGTTGGCCCTGTGTGTGCCATGGCTGTACTACTACCCCCCATATCCATATATGGATATAGTAGGCACGTCCATTGTGCTGCACTGTCACAAAGGTTCTGAAGAACTCTTTATAGCCATGTTAGGATACAATGCTTTCTTGGGCCttatttgtttcctgtttgcgTTCAAAGGCAAACAGCTGCCCGATTTGTATAAAAATGCAAGTTTAATCACTGTCAGTATGCtggtgtttttaattatttggaTCCTTTTCATCCCCATTTATATCAATTTGGTAGGAAAGTACAAACGAGCTGTGGAATGTACAGCCATACTCATTTCCAGCTACAGCATCCTCGGAGGTCACTTGGCCCCAAAGTGTTACATTATGCTGTTCAGGAAAGAAATGAACGACGAGACCGCCATTactgagtacatcaggaagcATTACGAGAAGAATGGCATGGCTGTGCTGAAATTATAAACCTGAGCAGAAACCAGCCTTTACAGTTTAGCAATTAGAGTATGGTCATACAACCTGTGTACAGCATGTATTTATGCTACATATACTGGCAGATacagatgctgttttttttttgttctcctgcttcactgctgtcactgttgctgttgcttACTAAGatgttttgtaaataaattaaaataagtgGTGATTCttattatacaaaaaaaaaaaaactgttaaaaagaaACTCCTGTATTTGCAAACTACATAAAGACCTAGATGCAAACCTTTTTTTGATTATATTGTTAGATATGAGTCAGGCTGTTGAATCGACAAATGGCATGAGtttacagatttatttaaatgacCACATAAATGGAACTGATCAAATTTTATGGGAACGTGTATAATCCATCGTATCGTTAAAGTTTGTTCATTTGTATAGTTAGGTTgggcttgttttgtttgttttttttatttaatttttactgtGAAGTTTCTCACTTCCAATGAATGTTCACTGTATAGACAATTAATCTGACGAATGGCTAATCGCAGagttgatttatttaaaaactaatGAGACAATGATCATCTGCAGCACCATGGTTCCTAAACATGAATTGCTGTGTGCATTAGCAtaataaactagaaaaaaaCCTCTGTTGAACATAAAATTCTCCATTTATGATACACTACGAGACCTAACATCATTTGCTGATAAAATGAGTtaactcaaaaataaaaagatataaaagtgcattaaaatacaaaacaacttaATGAAATGAACTACTAAAATGTCATGAGCTGGTGAGGTgctggaggaaaggagaggcggtaggacccaaatgctggacaacaaAAGGTTTTTATTCCACCTGGGATTTCCAGGGTTAAACAAACTAAGCCCACGAGAACCGGGTGAGACAGTAAGCTTAcaagaccgggtgagacggtcaaCATAAAAAACATCCTCATCAACACTTCTTAGTTCACTAATTACAACCAATGCTTCAacggggaacaaaggaaggagggaggtataaatagggaaaacacaaagggtgattaaacacaggtgaaagggATAAACAATAGACaccaggtgaaactaatgaacacaaataactaaAGTAAAGCTACCGGAGACCAGAGCAGGGGGAAGACAGGAATTCTCTACAAAATACAGGTCCCCCGGctggaagtcccaaaggggaatcatgacataAAACTATCACTGATTATGGATAATTACTAGAATATCAATATCTACTCACACGTTGGCTGTGTCTGAATGTCCAGCCTTATATAGTGGACTACAGTGCACTCAATTAGCAAATAGTTTCCCACTTACCCACTACTTTTTTTCTGCTGCCGATTGTAAGGTAACAAGTAATGAGCTGGCACATGTAGAagccacttcctgtttcaaactcaaatgatttttattattttaataatttttgtggtaaaaattaattttttatttttttatttttcttaaaaggtGTAATTTAACCATCTGTTCATCATTTTCAGACGCAATCTTGAATCTACATTTATAAACACTGTACTCTTATAGTCATGAGCGTTTATAATTCAACCTGACAACATTTCAGAGGCAAGTATTGTGCTTTTTCCTCCCcta
The nucleotide sequence above comes from Mastacembelus armatus chromosome 22, fMasArm1.2, whole genome shotgun sequence. Encoded proteins:
- the LOC113130778 gene encoding G-protein coupled receptor family C group 6 member A-like, with protein sequence MFLCVCVSILTVFHPCSGGTGLRHAYSAGDIIIGGLVPVHLSTNRSPTPGPLSCIQYDFRTFLHTQVLIYAIREINQRTPKVLPNITLGYDIYDTCGDVSIAILATLQLLQKQPNPLSCQLNEDIQSTLTEPKTKVVIGETHSEVSIAVARVVALSSVTQISYASTSGLLSEKLKFPTFLRTITSDKFQTKAIAELVKLFHWKTVAIIGSDDEYGKYGSDALTVIFNQELICIEFVDILPGDFSQNNSKTHTWLNTLVKKINESTAEAIIIFTKDANVGIIMEAAIKYNFNRTWIASDSWSTSAEVSKMPGIELAGQVFGFISKRNEVPGFDAYVKSRFNKTTNAFLDDFNARYKLCSEQAESEGKINCTNRQLGQEQCLPLSCLAGYIDQDKSYNAYVAVRVIAEGLRNLLKCDSQRCERSASFTALELLKEIQNIKLTLNSTNIFFNASGDPSLPYDIVHWSTPECSHCKHIESIGEYWPDGTIKVDKHFSKMLRVNVTIYNCSKTCKPGYELKGTSKKCCKDCVQCADGEYSPANGDKCKSCSNTSYSSPAKDKCLDKTEEFLHWSDPLIIILTFLESFGIIVTVVFAVLFMIYRNSPIVKAVGGYLCFLELISLLACFCLAFTFTGRPTRASCMAGLPLFGIAFSLCISCILANLLQILVGFSFDLKIGSWMKKLNQPAAVVTVVSGIQLALCVPWLYYYPPYPYMDIVGTSIVLHCHKGSEELFIAMLGYNAFLGLICFLFAFKGKQLPDLYKNASLITVSMLVFLIIWILFIPIYINLVGKYKRAVECTAILISSYSILGGHLAPKCYIMLFRKEMNDETAITEYIRKHYEKNGMAVLKL